In a genomic window of Paramicrobacterium chengjingii:
- a CDS encoding aldo/keto reductase, giving the protein MHYRTLGSTGIRISSLSLGAMNFGQIGDVAQEEATAIVDTALSAGINLIDTADMYGHGDSEEILGAAIAGRRDDIVLASKASLPMSDELNHQGASRRWLTRALDDSLRRLGVDHLDLYQVHRWDPTTSDEETLSALTDFQRAGKIRHFGTSTYPAYKLVEAQWAAKERGLSRFVTEQMSYSILQRGVEEHVLPAAQGHALGVLVWSPLAGGWLSGAIREGAKMTTRRSGIMTDRFELTVPKNIAKLSAVERLSRVADDAGLTMIQLALGFVTAHPAVTSALIGPRTRAHLDSQLAAADTVLTNDVLDAIDDIVKPGLDLAPDEKIDTPPSLTNSALRRRN; this is encoded by the coding sequence ATGCATTACCGCACTCTGGGCAGCACCGGCATCCGCATCAGCTCGCTTTCACTCGGTGCCATGAACTTCGGGCAGATTGGCGACGTGGCACAGGAAGAAGCCACGGCGATCGTGGACACAGCGCTTTCTGCCGGCATCAATCTGATCGATACGGCCGACATGTACGGCCACGGCGACTCTGAGGAGATCCTTGGCGCTGCGATCGCCGGGCGACGCGACGATATCGTGCTCGCCTCCAAGGCAAGCCTTCCGATGAGCGACGAGCTCAACCATCAGGGGGCTTCACGTCGCTGGCTCACCCGCGCACTCGACGACAGCCTCCGACGACTCGGAGTAGACCACCTCGATCTGTACCAGGTACATCGCTGGGATCCGACAACAAGCGATGAGGAGACGCTCTCGGCACTGACCGACTTTCAACGCGCGGGAAAAATTCGACACTTCGGCACGTCGACGTACCCGGCGTACAAGCTGGTCGAAGCCCAGTGGGCGGCAAAGGAACGCGGACTGAGTCGCTTTGTCACCGAGCAGATGTCCTATTCGATTCTGCAGCGCGGCGTCGAGGAACACGTGCTCCCCGCAGCGCAAGGCCACGCTCTCGGCGTACTCGTGTGGAGTCCTCTCGCCGGGGGTTGGCTGTCGGGCGCGATCCGGGAGGGCGCGAAGATGACGACGCGGAGATCCGGCATCATGACTGACCGGTTCGAACTCACCGTACCGAAGAACATCGCGAAATTAAGTGCCGTCGAGAGGCTGTCACGCGTGGCAGACGACGCCGGACTCACGATGATTCAGCTCGCGCTCGGATTTGTCACCGCACACCCAGCAGTGACAAGCGCACTGATCGGACCCCGGACGCGTGCCCACCTCGACTCACAGTTGGCCGCGGCAGACACCGTCCTCACGAATGACGTACTGGATGCGATCGACGACATCGTGAAGCCGGGGCTCGACCTCGCTCCCGATGAGAAAATAGACACTCCCCCATCGCTGACGAACTCCGCACTCCGCCGCAGAAACTGA
- a CDS encoding tripartite tricarboxylate transporter permease: protein MVLIGVLAGNLIGVLPGLGSAGTIALLLPITYALPPESAIIMLAGIFYGSAYGGTITSVLLKIPGEATTIVTTFDGHAMAKKGQGGVALGISAIGSFIGGTIAIIGLLFLAAPFAKLALQFGPPEYALLAFAGIILVSYLTNGAFLRGALVAGLGLLLATIGQDPVTGANRFTFGVPDLASGISFAAVAMGLFGIGELISSVEASKGKPQTALGYGRVLPNRAELRASSGPIARGSILGFLLGVLPGGGATIASMASYGLEKRLGKDRSRFGRGAIEGVAGPETANNAAANSSFIPLLSLGIPANTTMAVIFGALLLQGITPGPLLVSSHPEVFWGVIVSMFIGNIVLLALNIPLVKFFTRLLNAPMRFLAPITLVVTLVGVYSVNNTMFDVWVALAFGIVGYILKKYGFEPAPLALAFVLGPLLESNFRRSLLMSDGSFTIFATSPVALVALVAGAIFVAFLVIRRVAARSTSKHSPLRGTDSASIDSARQPRDKME from the coding sequence ATGGTCCTGATTGGAGTACTTGCCGGGAATCTCATTGGTGTTCTGCCCGGCCTTGGTTCGGCAGGAACTATCGCACTGCTCCTTCCAATCACGTACGCCCTGCCTCCCGAATCGGCAATCATTATGCTGGCCGGGATCTTCTACGGCTCCGCGTACGGCGGAACAATCACGTCGGTGCTCCTGAAGATTCCTGGAGAAGCGACCACGATCGTGACGACCTTCGATGGTCACGCGATGGCGAAGAAGGGCCAGGGTGGTGTGGCGCTGGGCATTTCGGCCATCGGTTCCTTTATCGGAGGAACCATTGCCATTATCGGCCTTCTGTTTCTCGCGGCTCCGTTTGCAAAGCTGGCTCTGCAGTTCGGACCACCCGAATACGCACTTCTCGCATTTGCCGGCATCATTCTCGTTTCCTACCTCACCAATGGTGCCTTTCTGCGCGGAGCTCTCGTGGCTGGACTCGGCCTTCTTCTTGCGACGATCGGGCAAGACCCCGTGACCGGAGCGAACCGTTTCACATTCGGCGTCCCCGACCTCGCCAGCGGTATTTCGTTCGCCGCTGTCGCCATGGGGCTCTTCGGAATCGGAGAACTCATCTCGAGCGTCGAGGCGTCGAAAGGCAAACCACAGACCGCGCTAGGCTACGGGCGCGTGCTGCCGAACCGCGCGGAGTTGCGGGCATCGAGCGGGCCAATCGCCAGAGGGTCGATTCTCGGATTCTTGCTCGGAGTGCTTCCTGGCGGAGGCGCCACAATTGCATCAATGGCGTCGTACGGGCTCGAGAAACGACTCGGTAAAGATCGCAGCCGGTTCGGGCGAGGGGCGATTGAAGGCGTGGCCGGGCCCGAGACCGCGAATAACGCGGCAGCAAACTCCTCGTTCATCCCGCTGCTCAGTCTGGGGATTCCTGCAAACACCACAATGGCAGTGATCTTCGGAGCTCTTCTTCTGCAGGGCATTACTCCTGGACCGCTCCTTGTCAGCAGCCACCCTGAAGTCTTCTGGGGCGTGATCGTGTCGATGTTTATTGGCAATATTGTGCTTCTTGCCCTCAACATCCCTCTCGTGAAGTTCTTCACGCGCCTTCTCAATGCACCGATGCGCTTTCTTGCTCCGATTACGCTCGTCGTCACGCTTGTCGGTGTGTACAGCGTTAACAACACGATGTTCGATGTGTGGGTGGCCCTTGCCTTCGGAATCGTTGGCTACATCTTGAAGAAGTACGGGTTCGAACCTGCTCCTCTCGCTCTAGCATTTGTACTTGGTCCGCTTCTCGAGTCCAACTTCCGCCGAAGCCTGCTGATGTCAGACGGATCATTCACGATCTTCGCGACAAGCCCCGTTGCGCTCGTCGCCCTTGTCGCGGGCGCGATCTTCGTCGCCTTCCTCGTTATTCGTCGAGTTGCTGCACGTTCGACCTCAAAGCACTCCCCACTGCGAGGGACCGATTCAGCGTCAATCGACTCGGCGCGTCAGCCGCGCGACAAGATGGAGTAA
- a CDS encoding VOC family protein — protein sequence MSLSTAPYISFPGTTAEAMAFYQSIFGGELEVLRYDGMSTEGFPVQPGPDAVAHASLTGGALDLRAGDEIGDDLPSTLSPVYSILAMTDTVPEAEALIETFTAAGGTIELPFLPAPWGDTYGQVRDNFGVMWQVLTPGSA from the coding sequence ATGTCACTGTCGACAGCGCCGTACATCTCGTTCCCCGGCACCACCGCCGAGGCAATGGCGTTCTATCAATCCATCTTCGGCGGAGAGCTGGAGGTGCTTCGCTACGACGGCATGTCAACCGAGGGGTTCCCCGTGCAGCCCGGGCCGGATGCTGTCGCCCACGCCAGCCTCACCGGCGGCGCGCTTGACCTGCGTGCCGGAGACGAGATCGGCGACGACCTGCCGTCAACGCTCTCACCCGTCTACTCGATTCTCGCGATGACCGACACCGTGCCCGAGGCCGAGGCGCTGATCGAGACGTTCACCGCGGCAGGAGGAACCATCGAGCTGCCCTTTCTGCCCGCGCCGTGGGGCGACACGTATGGGCAGGTGCGCGACAACTTTGGGGTGATGTGGCAGGTGCTCACCCCTGGCTCCGCCTGA
- a CDS encoding GNAT family N-acetyltransferase — MSSIRPYRPSDMNDVIDICVRTGDGGGDATGKFSRDTLLPDVYAVPYIRHDPGLAWIVDDGERAIGYLVATADTRDFARWFADAWWPEVAGRYLPSTSETPGERGLIESASNPARMLVSDVDAYPAHLHIDLLPATQGQGLGRRLIDTLVAELRERGVTGLHLTAGATNVGAIAFYERVGFHELERDDGSVTFGMTL; from the coding sequence GTGAGCAGCATCCGCCCCTATCGCCCGTCTGACATGAATGACGTTATTGACATCTGCGTGCGCACGGGTGACGGCGGCGGTGATGCGACGGGAAAATTTTCGAGAGACACTCTGCTGCCAGACGTGTACGCGGTGCCGTATATTCGGCACGACCCGGGGCTCGCGTGGATTGTCGACGACGGCGAACGCGCAATCGGGTACCTCGTCGCCACGGCAGACACACGCGATTTCGCGCGCTGGTTCGCCGATGCGTGGTGGCCCGAGGTTGCCGGCCGCTATCTACCGAGCACATCGGAGACGCCGGGGGAGCGCGGGCTGATTGAATCGGCGTCCAATCCAGCGAGGATGCTGGTCAGCGATGTTGACGCCTACCCCGCTCACCTGCATATCGACCTGCTTCCCGCCACTCAGGGGCAGGGCCTGGGGCGTCGCCTGATCGATACGCTCGTTGCGGAGTTGAGAGAACGTGGAGTCACCGGTCTCCACCTGACAGCGGGCGCGACGAACGTCGGGGCGATCGCGTTCTACGAGCGCGTCGGATTCCACGAGCTCGAACGCGATGACGGCAGCGTCACCTTCGGCATGACGCTCTGA
- a CDS encoding FAD-binding protein, translated as MTLDVGRNWAGNLAYGAERIVAPATVSEVQEALSGASQVRAVGSRHSFNTIADTQGVLLATSRLDSASVIDEVSRTVTVGAGTRYGELGAELQRAGWALSNLASLPHISVAGAIATGTHGSGDRVPALAAAVAGLEFVTAAGEIVTLRRGDDDFAAAVVSLGALGIVTSVTLDIEPTFEVSQHVYEKLSLERVLTDFDEVTSMGYSVSMFTTWRDPDTLDQVWVKRRTDADAPAPAGVLGARPATVARHPLPGISAEFCTAQLGEPGAWIDRLPHFRLDFTPSNGDELQTEYLVPRTRIAEALNVMRELAPIVAPLLQVNEIRTIPADELWLSPAYGHDVVGLHLTWLPAQAEVEALLADLEERLLPLGARPHWGKLFVADAEALHAAYPKLAEFRDVADRYDPNGVFRNDFLTRAFGDV; from the coding sequence ATGACACTCGACGTCGGAAGGAATTGGGCGGGAAACCTCGCTTACGGGGCTGAGCGCATCGTCGCCCCCGCTACCGTCAGCGAGGTGCAAGAGGCGCTCTCCGGCGCGTCGCAGGTGCGTGCGGTCGGTTCACGGCACTCCTTCAACACGATCGCCGATACCCAGGGAGTGCTGCTCGCGACATCGCGTCTTGACTCTGCTTCCGTCATCGACGAGGTGTCCCGCACCGTCACCGTCGGGGCGGGTACACGGTACGGAGAACTCGGAGCCGAGCTGCAGCGTGCGGGCTGGGCGCTGTCGAACCTCGCCTCGCTTCCGCACATTTCCGTTGCCGGGGCCATTGCGACGGGAACACACGGTTCGGGAGATCGTGTACCGGCGCTTGCCGCTGCCGTCGCGGGGCTCGAGTTTGTCACGGCAGCGGGCGAGATCGTCACGCTGCGGCGCGGAGACGACGACTTTGCAGCGGCTGTCGTCTCGCTTGGCGCACTCGGCATCGTCACGAGCGTGACACTTGACATTGAGCCGACCTTCGAGGTGTCGCAGCACGTCTACGAGAAGCTCTCACTCGAACGAGTGCTCACCGATTTCGACGAGGTGACGAGCATGGGGTACAGCGTCAGCATGTTCACCACGTGGCGCGACCCCGACACTCTCGATCAGGTGTGGGTGAAGAGGCGAACGGATGCTGACGCGCCAGCGCCAGCGGGGGTGCTCGGCGCCCGCCCGGCCACTGTCGCCCGTCACCCGCTGCCGGGCATCTCGGCAGAGTTCTGCACGGCGCAGCTCGGGGAGCCCGGTGCGTGGATCGACAGGCTTCCGCACTTTCGACTCGACTTCACGCCCTCGAACGGCGACGAGCTGCAGACCGAGTACCTCGTGCCGCGCACGCGCATCGCTGAGGCTCTGAACGTCATGCGCGAGCTGGCACCGATCGTTGCGCCGCTGCTGCAGGTGAATGAGATTCGCACCATTCCAGCTGACGAGCTCTGGCTGAGCCCGGCGTATGGGCACGATGTCGTGGGGCTGCACCTCACGTGGTTGCCCGCACAGGCCGAGGTGGAAGCGCTGCTCGCTGACCTGGAAGAGCGTCTGCTGCCGCTTGGAGCCCGCCCGCACTGGGGCAAGCTGTTTGTCGCCGACGCGGAAGCTCTGCACGCGGCGTACCCGAAGCTCGCCGAGTTTCGGGATGTGGCCGATCGCTACGACCCCAACGGCGTCTTTCGCAACGACTTTCTCACACGCGCATTCGGCGACGTCTGA
- a CDS encoding phosphatase PAP2 family protein, with translation MYRTRDEALLAHTKVARFWPLIGALVAVLLVAALAGLVLLRGTPFEADAEWMTSVRESPNSILMHISFVMNFLGGGLIAWVIIPLGGAAAFVLTRKPVAAIYWLLSLGLSAAAVQGVKQLVGRARPLDMLVVSDHGSFPSGHTANAATIAVVLGIVFRRTWIWVVGVLGIVVMAFTRTYLGAHWITDTLAGTLIGVCVAVIAWAALGVPLLKEQLRPRHQRSPR, from the coding sequence ATGTATCGAACCCGTGACGAGGCCCTGCTCGCGCACACGAAGGTGGCACGCTTCTGGCCGCTGATCGGAGCGCTCGTCGCCGTGCTGCTCGTTGCGGCTCTGGCCGGACTCGTCCTGCTGCGCGGCACGCCGTTCGAAGCGGATGCCGAGTGGATGACGTCTGTTCGAGAGAGCCCCAACAGCATTCTGATGCACATCAGCTTCGTCATGAACTTTCTTGGCGGAGGGCTCATAGCCTGGGTGATCATTCCCCTCGGCGGAGCGGCCGCCTTCGTTCTCACGCGCAAGCCGGTCGCCGCAATCTACTGGCTGCTCTCGCTCGGACTGAGCGCTGCCGCGGTGCAGGGAGTGAAGCAGTTGGTCGGGCGCGCGCGTCCCCTCGACATGCTCGTCGTGTCAGACCACGGCTCGTTTCCGTCTGGGCACACGGCGAACGCCGCGACCATAGCTGTGGTGCTCGGGATCGTCTTTCGCCGAACGTGGATCTGGGTCGTGGGAGTTCTGGGCATCGTCGTCATGGCATTCACACGCACGTATCTCGGAGCGCACTGGATCACCGACACGCTTGCGGGAACGCTCATCGGCGTGTGCGTCGCCGTTATTGCGTGGGCTGCGCTCGGGGTTCCGCTCTTGAAAGAACAACTACGGCCGCGCCACCAGAGGAGCCCGAGATGA
- a CDS encoding tripartite tricarboxylate transporter substrate binding protein, whose translation MMKSISRSYGSRYAAGANAPISRQVRKKAGAAFAAFALVSVLAGCTSGSGGASDSGCDQIDLIVPYSPGGSSDTAGRSLAKIAEDESGITVNVINQPGANGTTAATKVAQKKPKACETIMLPNGPFTSMPFFQDVQFTPEDFAAVASLNQEDIVFVVNSGSGWTSLDDLASEKSHRFTYGTTGGGSYTQLAQAQTFDELGLDATGVPFEGNAPALTALLGNQVDAVAAHPGEVLQYVESGDLTAVAVFSEERSQYLKDVPTALEQDVDVNMSIWKGLYVNDELDESALTELTDVFEKAAASDEFLETLDSLYSARAATRTGDMISQLTKERKTNETLFEDLGLL comes from the coding sequence ATGATGAAGAGCATTTCCCGTAGTTATGGCTCGCGATACGCAGCAGGAGCCAATGCGCCAATTTCACGGCAGGTGCGTAAAAAGGCCGGTGCAGCATTCGCAGCGTTTGCCTTGGTCAGTGTGCTTGCCGGCTGCACATCAGGTTCGGGAGGCGCATCAGATTCCGGTTGCGACCAAATCGACCTGATCGTCCCGTACTCCCCCGGCGGAAGCTCTGACACCGCAGGTCGCTCACTCGCGAAGATTGCCGAAGACGAATCCGGGATTACCGTGAACGTGATCAACCAACCGGGAGCCAACGGCACCACGGCCGCGACCAAGGTTGCGCAGAAGAAGCCGAAGGCCTGCGAGACCATCATGCTTCCGAACGGTCCTTTCACGTCGATGCCGTTCTTCCAGGACGTGCAGTTCACACCGGAGGACTTTGCAGCCGTAGCATCCCTTAACCAGGAAGACATCGTTTTCGTCGTGAACTCCGGAAGCGGATGGACGTCACTCGACGATCTGGCATCGGAGAAATCGCATCGCTTCACCTACGGCACAACAGGCGGTGGCAGCTATACCCAACTGGCTCAAGCCCAGACCTTCGACGAGCTGGGGCTAGACGCGACAGGGGTGCCCTTTGAGGGAAACGCTCCCGCGCTCACTGCGCTTCTTGGAAACCAAGTTGACGCCGTCGCTGCCCACCCAGGCGAAGTTCTCCAGTATGTCGAATCGGGCGATCTTACGGCCGTCGCGGTCTTCAGCGAGGAACGCTCTCAGTATCTTAAGGACGTCCCAACAGCACTTGAGCAAGACGTCGATGTCAATATGTCGATCTGGAAGGGTCTCTACGTCAATGACGAACTCGATGAGTCCGCACTGACAGAGCTGACAGACGTTTTCGAGAAGGCCGCTGCGTCTGATGAGTTCTTGGAGACTCTCGATTCGCTCTATTCTGCTCGGGCAGCGACGAGAACTGGCGACATGATCTCGCAGCTCACCAAGGAACGGAAAACAAACGAAACTCTGTTTGAAGATCTGGGGCTGCTCTAA
- a CDS encoding low temperature requirement protein A yields MRTRFGLIRMNPRDPSQPNRVASPLELFFDLVFVVSVSLSSSHLHAAEADAHIVSGVGSYLMVLLAVWWAWMNFTWFATAFDTDDWFYRLLTIVQMSGALVLAAGTGSAMTEGDFTIMTLGYVVMRLPMVAQWLRAAASVRHLRQTALVYAIGIMIMQMLWIARLWLPEQGGVVSFLVLMGGELAVPIIAERRRQTPWHPEHITERYSLFTLILIGESVLASANAVIDSVEHTAHLPALIIVAVCGLILTAGMWWTYFAREHSDSITSFGSSLIFGYGHFVVFAAAGALSAGIEVAIDVDTNAADITGVAAAATLTVPVSLFLLGTWALTLRHVLSRVTNVVIVTLAVLIGLSALVPFSLPVAAVCMVALIAVLEASRNADRNTRIEQGTMSL; encoded by the coding sequence ATGCGCACTCGTTTCGGCCTCATTCGCATGAACCCACGCGATCCGTCGCAGCCGAACCGTGTCGCGAGTCCGCTTGAGCTGTTCTTCGACCTGGTCTTCGTCGTCTCTGTCTCGCTGTCGTCGTCCCACCTGCATGCCGCAGAGGCCGACGCGCATATCGTCTCGGGTGTCGGCTCGTACCTCATGGTGCTTCTCGCCGTGTGGTGGGCGTGGATGAACTTCACCTGGTTCGCCACGGCGTTCGACACCGACGACTGGTTCTACCGTCTGCTGACGATCGTGCAGATGTCGGGAGCTCTCGTTCTCGCTGCCGGCACAGGCAGCGCCATGACCGAGGGCGACTTCACGATTATGACCCTCGGCTACGTCGTGATGCGGCTGCCGATGGTGGCTCAATGGCTGCGTGCCGCAGCATCCGTTCGCCATCTGCGCCAGACGGCGCTGGTCTATGCGATTGGCATCATGATCATGCAGATGCTGTGGATTGCTCGGCTCTGGCTGCCCGAGCAGGGCGGCGTCGTGTCGTTTCTGGTGCTGATGGGCGGTGAGCTGGCCGTGCCGATTATCGCCGAGCGACGTCGCCAAACTCCGTGGCACCCCGAGCACATCACCGAGCGCTACAGTCTGTTTACGCTCATTCTCATCGGGGAATCCGTGCTGGCGTCCGCGAATGCCGTGATCGACTCCGTGGAGCACACGGCGCACCTTCCCGCGCTGATCATCGTCGCGGTGTGCGGGCTCATTCTCACCGCGGGAATGTGGTGGACGTACTTTGCGCGTGAGCATTCAGACAGCATCACAAGCTTTGGCTCGTCACTCATCTTCGGCTACGGGCACTTCGTTGTCTTCGCCGCGGCGGGCGCGCTGTCGGCGGGTATCGAGGTGGCGATCGACGTCGATACCAACGCCGCCGACATCACGGGAGTTGCTGCGGCTGCCACACTCACCGTGCCCGTCAGCCTTTTTCTGCTCGGCACGTGGGCGCTCACGTTGCGCCACGTGTTGAGCCGTGTGACCAACGTCGTCATCGTGACGCTGGCTGTGCTGATCGGGCTGTCTGCGCTGGTTCCCTTCTCACTGCCCGTCGCCGCCGTATGCATGGTCGCGCTCATCGCCGTGCTCGAAGCCTCGCGCAACGCGGATCGCAACACGCGCATCGAGCAGGGCACGATGTCACTCTGA
- a CDS encoding tripartite tricarboxylate transporter TctB family protein produces the protein MTSSSENTSHVLDSEQPAQTRAGEIPRRLAVTIGFIILGAGACAWTVSIGIGTPDAPGPGFWPFVLGLSIIAAAIVFMVVNRDGKGEHFSLDSLTGIGLIGAVAVFIVLMTHVHFIVASAFLLTIGQILAGERSWIKITAVTVITSAACWFLFFILLGVPTPRV, from the coding sequence ATGACTTCATCAAGCGAGAACACAAGCCACGTGCTCGACTCTGAGCAGCCCGCCCAGACGCGCGCCGGGGAAATTCCTCGTCGTCTTGCTGTGACAATCGGTTTCATCATTCTCGGGGCGGGCGCGTGTGCCTGGACTGTTTCGATAGGAATCGGAACACCGGACGCGCCCGGCCCCGGATTCTGGCCCTTCGTGCTCGGCCTCAGCATCATTGCAGCAGCAATCGTCTTCATGGTGGTGAACCGGGACGGCAAAGGTGAGCACTTCAGTCTCGACTCGCTCACCGGCATCGGTCTCATCGGCGCAGTGGCCGTATTCATCGTGCTCATGACGCACGTTCATTTCATCGTCGCGTCGGCATTCCTCCTCACGATCGGGCAGATTCTCGCGGGCGAGCGGAGCTGGATCAAAATCACCGCAGTGACAGTCATCACTTCAGCCGCTTGTTGGTTCCTCTTCTTCATCTTGCTTGGCGTTCCAACACCGCGTGTGTGA
- a CDS encoding sulfatase family protein codes for MTHGRPNVVFIITDQQRFDTIAALGYSHAKTPNLDRLVKEGTAFTRTYVTSPSCAPSRASLFTGLYPHTTGVLRNDDPWNHSWVEQLAEAGYRCVNVGKMHTYPYETSVGFHERHVVENKDRSNPKLPFFLDQWDKAFMARGLTKPDRRTKYRAMSDYKDRLGAFVWEAPEDLHADNFVGGFAVHWLDTYPGDEPFFLQIGFPGPHPPYDPTPRHLDAYENERMPEPAMTQADIESQPHALKELRQDHLDIDHDGIVHLEHPTDEQTQRQRRHYMANVSMIDEQVGIVIDALDRRGVLDDTVIVFTSDHGDCLNDHGHSQKWTMYEPSVRVPAIVWGPTVAPGQVLDGLVAHMDLGPTVLELAGLVPPAWMEAESLAPALRGEAWQGRGAVFSEHARDVILFGTELMTMVRDDQFKLVEFIDDDYGQLFDLHADPNEEVNLWDDPTYLATRSKLSTVISRWRAESELKTSTWPKAFR; via the coding sequence ATGACGCACGGACGACCGAACGTAGTCTTCATCATCACCGACCAGCAGCGGTTCGATACCATCGCGGCACTCGGATACTCGCATGCGAAAACACCTAACCTAGATCGGCTGGTGAAAGAAGGTACCGCGTTCACGCGCACCTATGTAACGTCGCCGTCGTGCGCGCCATCCAGGGCCAGTCTCTTCACCGGTTTGTACCCGCATACGACTGGGGTGCTGAGGAACGATGATCCATGGAATCATTCGTGGGTTGAGCAGCTTGCCGAGGCTGGGTATCGATGCGTGAATGTCGGCAAGATGCATACCTACCCCTATGAAACGTCGGTGGGGTTCCACGAGCGACATGTTGTGGAGAACAAGGATCGTTCGAACCCCAAGCTTCCGTTCTTTTTGGATCAGTGGGATAAAGCGTTTATGGCGCGAGGGCTCACCAAGCCTGACCGCAGAACAAAGTATCGTGCAATGTCCGACTATAAGGATCGCCTTGGTGCGTTCGTTTGGGAAGCTCCTGAAGATCTTCACGCAGACAATTTCGTCGGCGGGTTCGCCGTGCACTGGCTTGACACGTATCCGGGCGACGAGCCCTTTTTTCTTCAGATTGGATTCCCCGGACCGCACCCACCGTACGACCCGACCCCTCGTCACCTTGATGCGTATGAAAATGAGCGGATGCCGGAACCTGCTATGACACAGGCCGACATTGAGAGCCAACCTCACGCTCTTAAGGAGCTTCGGCAGGATCACCTCGACATCGATCACGACGGAATCGTCCACCTTGAGCACCCCACAGATGAGCAGACGCAGAGACAGCGACGGCACTATATGGCCAATGTCTCGATGATCGACGAACAAGTCGGAATCGTCATTGATGCGCTTGACAGGCGTGGGGTTCTCGACGATACAGTCATCGTCTTCACCTCAGACCATGGAGACTGCCTGAACGACCATGGGCATTCGCAGAAATGGACGATGTACGAACCGAGTGTTCGCGTCCCTGCAATCGTGTGGGGCCCCACTGTGGCACCCGGACAAGTTCTCGACGGACTTGTCGCTCACATGGATCTGGGTCCAACTGTTCTCGAACTCGCAGGGCTTGTGCCGCCAGCGTGGATGGAAGCTGAGTCACTCGCGCCGGCATTGCGAGGCGAAGCCTGGCAAGGCAGGGGCGCAGTGTTCTCAGAACATGCTCGCGATGTCATTCTCTTCGGTACGGAACTGATGACGATGGTTCGTGACGATCAGTTCAAGCTCGTGGAGTTCATCGATGACGACTATGGTCAGCTCTTCGATCTGCATGCAGATCCAAACGAAGAGGTGAACCTGTGGGACGATCCGACGTATCTGGCGACGCGATCCAAACTCAGTACGGTGATCTCCCGGTGGCGGGCAGAGAGCGAGCTCAAGACCTCCACCTGGCCGAAGGCGTTCCGGTGA
- a CDS encoding TetR/AcrR family transcriptional regulator, with protein MADVAQRATRAKRADAQRNEVVLLEAAAALFVECGVDVPVRRIAEKAGVGTGTIYRHFPNRSDLVIAVYRHQVEDCAEAGPRLLGSAESPYAALVEWVDLFVDFLVTKHGLASAMRNDGKGYEGPHAYFIDRLEPVCGDLLAAAKESGEVLVDIEAYSLMLGVGNLCAYSGGDDRYEARILVGVLIAGLQVQPRLAP; from the coding sequence ATGGCAGACGTAGCGCAGCGGGCGACGCGAGCAAAGCGTGCCGATGCTCAGCGGAATGAAGTGGTTCTTCTCGAGGCTGCGGCCGCCCTTTTTGTCGAGTGCGGTGTTGACGTGCCGGTGCGCCGGATCGCCGAGAAGGCGGGCGTGGGAACAGGTACGATCTATCGGCACTTTCCGAATCGATCAGACCTCGTGATTGCCGTATATCGGCATCAAGTCGAGGACTGCGCTGAAGCGGGCCCGAGGTTGCTCGGCAGTGCTGAATCGCCGTATGCGGCGTTGGTGGAATGGGTTGATCTCTTTGTTGATTTCCTCGTCACGAAGCACGGGCTCGCGAGTGCAATGCGGAATGACGGCAAGGGATACGAGGGGCCCCACGCATATTTCATCGACCGTCTCGAGCCTGTTTGCGGTGACTTGCTCGCGGCGGCCAAGGAATCAGGGGAAGTGCTGGTCGACATCGAGGCATATAGCCTCATGCTCGGAGTCGGAAACCTGTGCGCGTATTCGGGTGGGGACGATCGTTATGAGGCCCGCATTCTCGTTGGCGTGCTCATCGCGGGACTCCAAGTGCAGCCCAGGCTCGCCCCTTAA